From the genome of Trichomycterus rosablanca isolate fTriRos1 chromosome 18, fTriRos1.hap1, whole genome shotgun sequence:
tctccaccaatgccgatccttgctctgattgaggagaacgaagctaacccacgccccctccgacacgtgggcagcagccgtatgcatttcacatttacatttttggcatttagcagacgcttgctcaagggcccaacagtggcaaactggcagtggtggggtttgaaccaggaaccttctgctcactagtccagtgtcttaaccgctaggctacaattttgtcacctacactttgacgagtgcaatgcggatcagcactgtgtacggagagacacaccgtGACGACACCTTtatccccatctctgtgcaggagccatcaatcagccagcagagatcgtaattgtattagttatgagaaagtcccaatccggcttaatcccacccctatctgaacagcaggccaatcgttgccagcgtgtttttaccgctgtgccacctgagcggcgtccATGCAGACTCTTGACTTGCTGACAGCACAACCGATATTGTGCTTACACAAGTTAGTGCTGATTATTCGAGATCTTTGAGGGCCTTAAAATAATAACTCAGTCCTTATtgcaaaatcaaacaaacaaaaaacatgaaGCAACGTAAATATAATCTAACGAGATGAACCTTCAAGTGGACACTGAATAACGAATGAAATTTAACAGACACACAACGGCTATCGCACACTGGCTTATGCCCACCTCCTCGATGTCACTGTTCTGCCAAGATTTGTAGATGAACTCTCCAATCGCCACGAACACCGAGAGGACGAGTCCAGCAGCAAGCACGATGAAGATGCCGCCGATGTTCTCAACGCCCAAAGCACTCGCCTCCTTGTTGTCTTCCTCGGGGCAGCCGTTCCCCCTCCACCACTTCTCCTTCATCATGTGCAGCTTGCCCTCCTCCTGCAACTGCAGAATGGCGATGGTCACCTTGTCCCGGTAGGGTGACCCTGAAAAAATACAGCTGGTATTGTAAAGTGAGAGAGGGGAAGAGCGCCTAGAAATTAACATTAGAGGAAGATTAACACACGTTATGCGTAAATCCAATTTTCTTCACAATTGTTCAGGCACATtagtgtaaatacattctgcttTTATTTGCAAAATTAGCTTCTAACTTGCGAGATTACTTAGCAAAGGTGCATCCGTCTATCAACAGAGTAATGTTTATAAGGCACACTTTAGCTTCAGGAAAAGCTCTCAAGTCCATTAGCCACAGGTCTTTACCTATCGGCGTGCCCACTCCATATCCTTTAGAGTCTATTAACCCGCCGACCTGAGTGAGGTTGCAGTTCCTCTGGCTGATATACTCTATGCTGGTGGATTCCATCAAGAGGGCATAGTCTGTGGTCAGAACGCGCGTGATGCCCTCTCTGTTGTTCTTCACCAGCGCCGTGGTCTTCCTGCTGCTCATGAACGCCCACATCTTCTCATACGTGGAGATCTTTGACTTCTGATGACAGACATGAAGAGCATCTTTTAAACTCAGGGAACTTTTAGAATGTTAATTTCTCCCTAAATTTTGGAACAAATTAACATTCCCCCTGGGTAAATAGTGGCGGCCCTGGAGAGACCGAACACAAGGTGATTAAACGACTATTTTCTAAAATATATGTGTGCCACACTTGTTGCCACTCCTTTATTTACTCCTTCAGCTCTGAGTCTTCTTCTATAATGCGTAAAAAGACTAGAAAACAGATGGCAAGAAATCTGAGGCCttccatttaataaaaatctggCTTGGGACTCTCCTCTTCAGCTTATCTCATGGATTTTAAGGCAGAGGGACCTTGATTTTGAGGTCAGTGAAGTATTTCTGtggattttgaagtgttttggATCGTCGTCCTGCTAATAGATCAAACCAGGACCTGTTTTAAGCTTCCTGACCGATTTCATTTTAAGTCTGCTGGTCCCTGGTGGTCATTTCTAATGAATTGCGTAGCTTTGTAATAGCGGTGTAATAACACATTTCAGGATTAGGCCAAAAGAAAAGGAAATGTTTCACTGATTTGCTAAGCCAGAAGAAATGGAACAGCTGCATGTTAAACCCTTTTCGGCTGTTTTAATTTGTCTGCCTGTCTACGGACCCCCTGTTTGTCTTATTTACCCCTGAATGTTACCCTAGAATAGATTCCAGAATTCTGACCTTAAAGAAAGTCATCGTGGACCCATCTCTCACTGCTCCGTATTCTATTCTGGTCTGTTTAGCCAGGTCGTCTGCCGAATCGATCGGGGCGTCCATCCGTTCCACCGTGAGAAAGGCAGCCAGGTTTGCGGTGTAGGACGATATGATGATTAGGGTGAAGAACCACCAGATTCCTCCGACTATTCTGGTGGAAAGGGCCTTGGGCATCTGATCAGAGCCTGTTACAACGAGAGCAGAGTGACTGGTCAATGTGATGTGAGAAGTGTTCGGACAGTGTGTATTTACACAAGCTTACAAAACACTGTTTTAGGAAATGTTTAATGTTCTAAGCCTTATGAATTAAATGTTAGTATCTGGCACTCACTGAAACAACTGGTCAAACAATGTAGTTAATGCAAATGTGAGTTTTAATATAGACAAATCTGCAAAAGCGTCATTTAATTCAAAGAATTGAGAagacgcttctatccaaagcgacttacaaatgTACAATCTGAGCTagtgagggttgagggccttgctcaggagcccaagaGAACTGCTGTTGACTTTATACCCCTTTTCTGCACTTCTAAATCAAGTTGTACCGATTGTAAATCCCTTGTCTGTACTTCCCCGGTCAATTTGTCACACCCTGTCAACCCAATCCAGCTATCGAAAATGCCCACTGGACCCTGACTGACCAGTTGGATGacttatttaggtagtggaccATCCTCGATACTAAAACAGCACTAACATACCAATTAATAACAATTATGTGCATTGTGTGCCCAATAAAGAGGCCAGTTAAGTGTACACAGTGTTCAACAACCACAGATATACGTACTGCTACACTGGATACACGACACTACACCAGCATTTAAGTGTCTGTACACTGAAGATGACCGTAAGCAAACCCACCCTGCCTCATGAGTGCTGCAACGCCAAACCACAAACTGTTCAGTAACGTGAAGTTGTTTTCCATCACTTCGGATCCAGGATTGCAGGGGTGTGGGTTGTACCATTCATACGGCGTAAACCTGTTAGGCATTTAAAAAAGGAGAATAAAACTGACACATCCATAAAAGTGAGCTATTTGTTTTGATTGTCTGACTCAAAGTGGAGGTAGAACCACCCTCTTCATCATCTCAGGATTTAATTTTCTGATCTGTCTGGCGCAAAAAGTGGGTCACGATAACGTCAAGGTTACAGCAGGTTCCACAGAATGATTCATTTACTAACCTTACGATGAAATGATATCAGGTTAAACCTGCAATTTGAAATTCATGTGTCCTCTAGTCTATATTACAAAAGTATTGTTACCACAACATAAAAATGGCAAGTCTAAGTGTCTGTTCTCACATTCGGAGGCCTCGATATTCTGCATGTTGAATATTTAAGTcgaaaatcatccaccactgtGACATTTAGCCGTGACTAGTTCATAAATGCAATTCAACATCCCAAAATTCATCTGAGGCATCAGGTCCTACTTGTGTACAAAGcagaaccccaaatcagaaagagttgggacagtatggaaaatgaaaatgaaaaatgcattgCCAGAGGTATTGGTGGTCAAGGGTGTTCAGCTTATCAGCTTAGGTTCGCACCCTTGTCCTTTACTAATGCGGTTAATGATATTACGCACAgtaaagggagaaatatgcaagtAACTCATACAGTTGATACAAAatgcacaaaacacaaaaacaaagaaaataaaaacatacctCGCTATGATGAACAGCACACAGCTGACTCCGAGGCACGCCAGCAGCACATACATCCAGATATCCGGGGTGAGGGGGTTAAGAAAAGAGAAGACTCCTGGGTTGGTGCCGTTGGGTTTGCGGTACAGGATGCTGATACCGAGGGTCATGAATGGTTTCGAGAAGTCTATGACTTTCTCCCGCACGTAGGTGATGGTCAACGGTGCCACGGCCAGATCTGCTATCTGGAGAAGAAAATTAGAGCTGACGCTGATCATTtgcatacaataaaataataacaggcAGAAAAAGCACAGTTTAAATGCTAAATCTGTCTAAGAACACTGCAAGTGGTGGCTAAAACTACTTGCACTGCGCTTGATATTAAGGATCGAATATACCAAGGAATGCTGAGTATAAAAGCtagacaaatgcaattttatgTATCTTATATCAAAGCCAAATTATAGATCCACATACAATCCATTTCAGAAGACGTTTTTTTGCTCTGCTCTTATacaccccatttccaaaaaagttgggacatgtcAATTTCGCTACTGTATACattcagaatcactttattttacAAGGAATGTGTTTTGGTGATAGTACACATAGTACACGTGTATGACATGtgacatatttaacagaccagaCAGCACACGAACTGTTAACAAGTATTTAGCATGTATTTAACCAAGGGAACAACTGTGGTTATATATGGTTGGGGTAAATGTATGGGGTCACCTAATcatgcttgttggacattaaTTGCTGGGCAGatttatctaatacactatgtgtatattacattttaattctttTGCACTCACGTGGTCAATGAGTTCCCTGACCATTCCGTTCCACTCGCCCTTGTCGTTCTGCGCACCATACTTGCCATCCGACACCAGCTTGACCTCATAGCTGAACCCCAGGATGTTCGAGAGCTCCTTCAGCAGATCCAAACAATATCCTTCGAAGCGATCGTTCCCGTACAGCACTTTATCAGACTTTTTATACATTACATATGGGTTCTCctgcaagcacacacacacacacacgcacacaaagcCTTAGATACTCATTATAAGATTTGAAATGAAGTGAAATCAATAATTAATTACAGCTGATTCCATTAAAAAGACAAATGAAGACACATGGAGTGAGAAATCATgtcttatgtattttttttgttttgttttaccaAGATAGTGGTTACGATGAGTGTTCTGTTGGCCAGCGAATCGGTGATGTTAGAGGTGTCCTTTTTCTCAGTCAGGTTCAGCCCAGTGTTTGAGTTCCACACACCGATCTATGA
Proteins encoded in this window:
- the grik1a gene encoding glutamate receptor ionotropic, kainate 1 isoform X6, which gives rise to MKFTVYFDYGAMEKRKMLLFLFIFCSKLCLSELQVLRIGGIFETRETEPVSVDELAFKFAVTSINRNRTLMPNTTLTYDIQRVNLFDSFEASRRACDQLALGVAAVFGPAHSSSVSAVQSICNALEVPHVQTHWKHPTVDNKDTFFINLFPEQTSISRAILDVVTHYKWKSVTVVYEDSAGLMRMQELIKAPSKNSMKVRIRQLPTGSSDARPLLKEMKKEQEFYVIFDCTYQMASELLKQLMSMGMMTEYYHFFFTTLDLFALDLEPYRYSGVNMTAFRLLNLDDPYVASVVQRWSTERQLAPYRPESGLISGVMTTAAALMYDAVFMVAVASQRASQMTVSSLQCHRHKPWRYGPRFMNLFKEARWDGLTGRIVLNKTNGLRKDFDLDLISLKEDGTTKIGVWNSNTGLNLTEKKDTSNITDSLANRTLIVTTILENPYVMYKKSDKVLYGNDRFEGYCLDLLKELSNILGFSYEVKLVSDGKYGAQNDKGEWNGMVRELIDHIADLAVAPLTITYVREKVIDFSKPFMTLGISILYRKPNGTNPGVFSFLNPLTPDIWMYVLLACLGVSCVLFIIARFTPYEWYNPHPCNPGSEVMENNFTLLNSLWFGVAALMRQGSDQMPKALSTRIVGGIWWFFTLIIISSYTANLAAFLTVERMDAPIDSADDLAKQTRIEYGAVRDGSTMTFFKKSKISTYEKMWAFMSSRKTTALVKNNREGITRVLTTDYALLMESTSIEYISQRNCNLTQVGGLIDSKGYGVGTPIGSPYRDKVTIAILQLQEEGKLHMMKEKWWRGNGCPEEDNKEASALGVENIGGIFIVLAAGLVLSVFVAIGEFIYKSWQNSDIEEAFCYFYGMQSQQPQRQDSTSLSDVSITTDIERGYLLEDDVCSLS